GCCAGAGGGCAGTGGTCAGCTCGCTGGCGAGCTTGTGATAGGTCTCGGCAATCAGTGCATCGATGCTGCCGAAATGGTGATTGAGCAACCCCACCGAAACCCCGGCTTCAGCGGCGATGCGCCGCACGGAAATGCCGGCATGCCCGTCCCGGGCGAGGCTGGTCAGAGTGGCGGCGATCAACAGGTCGCGACGGTCTTCGGCCACAGGCACACCCTACATGGTTGAACGGGTGTTCAATATATACCTACAGATCCAACAAGAGGAGGGCAGCGGCATGGCAACAGACCTTTCGTGGCAAGTCCCCGGTGATTCCGGGAACACCCTGCACATTGGCGCCTGGCGCTTTGAGGGCAACGGCAGTGGCCCGCGGGTGCACCTGCAGGCCGGCGTGCATGCCGACGAAATCGCCGGGATGTTGGTGTTGCACCAATTGCTGCCACGCTTGCAGGCGTGCCAGGACCAGGGGCGGCTCAAGGGCACCGTGACGGTGGTGCCTCAGGCCAATCCGTTTGGCATTGGCCAGTTTCGCCAAGGGCGGTTGCTGGGGCGATTTCACGAGGCCACCGGGCAGAACTTCAACCGCGCGTTTGATCATTCATTGGCCATGGAGCGCCCGGCCAGCAACCTGGCGCAATGGCAAAAAAGCCTGGTGCAACTGGCGGCGGATGCCGAGTTGGTGCTGGACCTGCACACCGATGACGAAGCGCTGCCATATCTGTATATCCACCGCAGCTTTTGGCCAGCGGGCCAGGTGTTGGCGGCGGCGTTGCAGCTGGAGGTGGTGATTGTCTGGGACGAGGGCGGCGATGGGTCGTTTGAAGAGACCATCATTGAGCATGGCAAGCCGCGGTTGGCGGCGACCATAGAACTGCGTGGGCAGGCGGATGTGAGTGATGCCCTGGCCGGGCAGGATGGTGATGGAATCTGGGCCTGGCTCTGTGCAAGCGGGGTGATTGATGAACCGCCGGTGATTGCTGACTGGCACGGGCAGGTAGTGGATATGGGTTGCATGGAAACCATTCTGGCGCCATGTGCCGGCGTGTTGGTGTTTGAGAAAAGCCTGGGTGAGCATGTTGAAGAGGGCGAGCGGTTTGCGCGGATTATCCGGCGGCCCGGGGAGCCGAATTCCGAGGTGATGCTGCATGCAGCGCAAGCCGGGCGCATGGTGACGGGGCATCGAGAACGGCTGGTGTCCCAGGGCGCGGTGGTGGCCAAATTCACCGGCTCCCGGTTATCCGACAGCTACAGCGGTGGGGTGTTGGATCCCTAGAGGGGGGACGCATATCCAGCATTTGCGCGATTTTTGATATGGGGTACGCCCTAACATCTGTAGGAGCTGGCTTGCCGGCGATGGCCTCACCTCGATGTATCTGAAAAACCGAGTTGCCTGCATCGCCGGCAAGCCAGCTCCTACAGTGGGCTTTCAGGCCGGCGTGCCTGAACGCCGGGTCAGTGGGGCTGCGGCCTGACCAGGCTGCATTTATCCAGCAACAGGCGCTCCAGTTCCCTCATCGGCAACGGCCGGCTGAACAGATACCCCTGGATTTGATCACAGCCGGCTTCGCGCAGAAACTCCAGCTGTGC
This genomic window from Pseudomonas sp. Bout1 contains:
- a CDS encoding succinylglutamate desuccinylase/aspartoacylase domain-containing protein — its product is MATDLSWQVPGDSGNTLHIGAWRFEGNGSGPRVHLQAGVHADEIAGMLVLHQLLPRLQACQDQGRLKGTVTVVPQANPFGIGQFRQGRLLGRFHEATGQNFNRAFDHSLAMERPASNLAQWQKSLVQLAADAELVLDLHTDDEALPYLYIHRSFWPAGQVLAAALQLEVVIVWDEGGDGSFEETIIEHGKPRLAATIELRGQADVSDALAGQDGDGIWAWLCASGVIDEPPVIADWHGQVVDMGCMETILAPCAGVLVFEKSLGEHVEEGERFARIIRRPGEPNSEVMLHAAQAGRMVTGHRERLVSQGAVVAKFTGSRLSDSYSGGVLDP